Proteins from a genomic interval of Hypomesus transpacificus isolate Combined female unplaced genomic scaffold, fHypTra1 scaffold_204, whole genome shotgun sequence:
- the pou1f1 gene encoding pituitary-specific positive transcription factor 1 isoform X2: MSCQAFSTDAFTTLVGDSGLPLLMHHASAGDCTPTTSHTHNMVSTGLHYPMTPCHYGNQQTTYGMMAGSLTPCLYKFPDHSLGGGSCALSHNFSSLPPSLLSEELSMGEMKPDPRRRNRPPEEPPDMDSPQIRELERFANDFKLRRIKLGYTQTNVGEALASVHGSEFSQTTICRFENLQLSFKNACKLKAILAKWLDEAEQAGALFNEKMGMNERKRKRRTTISLGAKEALERSFGEKSKPSSQEIVRIAEGLHLEKEVVRVWFCNRRQREKRVKTSLHHSSYLTKESATCR; the protein is encoded by the exons ATGTCGTGCCAGGCGTTCAGTACGGACGCCTTCACCACGCTGGTGGGAGACTCCGGTCTGCCACTGCTCATGCATCACGCCTCCGCCGGTGACTGCACGCCGACCACGTCCCACACCCACAACATGGTCTCCACAG GCCTGCACTACCCCATGACCCCCTGTCACTATGGCAACCAGCAGACCACCTACGGCATGATGGCAG GTTCCCTGACTCCCTGCCTGTACAAGTTTCCAGACCATAGCCTGGGTGGGGGCTCGTGTGCCCTGAGCCACAATTTCTCCTcgcttcccccctccctgctctctgaaGAACTGTCCATGGGGGAGATGAAGCCAGACCCCCGTCGGAGGAACAGGCCCCCCGAGGAGCCCCCCGATATGGACTCTCCCCAGATACGAGAACTGGAGAGATTCGCCAATGACTTCAAGCTGCGCAGAATCAAATTGG GGTACACCCAAACTAATGTAGGTGAGGCTCTGGCTTCCGTGCATGGCTCAGAGTTCAGTCAGACGACCATCTGTCGCTTTGAGAACCTGCAGCTGAGCTTTAAGAATGCCTGCAAGTTGAAGGCCATTCTGGCTAAGTGGCTGGACGAGGCGGAGCAGGCAGGGG CCCTCTTTAATGAGAAAATGGGCATGAACGAAcgcaagagaaaaagaagaaccaCCATCAG CCTGGGGGCGAAGGAGGCATTGGAAAGGAGTTTTGGGGAGAAGAGCAAACCTTCCTCCCAGGAGATTGTGCGCATCGCCGAGGGGCTCCacctggagaaggaggtggtgcGAGTGTGGTTCTGCAATCGTCGGCAACGGGAGAAGCGTGTGAAGACCAGTCTACACCACAGCTCCTACCTGACCAAGGAGAGCGCCACCTGCAGGTAA
- the pou1f1 gene encoding pituitary-specific positive transcription factor 1 isoform X1 codes for MSCQAFSTDAFTTLVGDSGLPLLMHHASAGDCTPTTSHTHNMVSTEPSGLSLVQSSKRSHMHLATSALGNALSSAPPGLHYPMTPCHYGNQQTTYGMMAGSLTPCLYKFPDHSLGGGSCALSHNFSSLPPSLLSEELSMGEMKPDPRRRNRPPEEPPDMDSPQIRELERFANDFKLRRIKLGYTQTNVGEALASVHGSEFSQTTICRFENLQLSFKNACKLKAILAKWLDEAEQAGALFNEKMGMNERKRKRRTTISLGAKEALERSFGEKSKPSSQEIVRIAEGLHLEKEVVRVWFCNRRQREKRVKTSLHHSSYLTKESATCR; via the exons ATGTCGTGCCAGGCGTTCAGTACGGACGCCTTCACCACGCTGGTGGGAGACTCCGGTCTGCCACTGCTCATGCATCACGCCTCCGCCGGTGACTGCACGCCGACCACGTCCCACACCCACAACATGGTCTCCACAG AGCCTTCTGGTCTGTCTCTGGTCCAGTCCTCAAAGCGCTCTCACATGCATCTCGCCACCTCCGCCCTCGGAAACGCCCTTAGCAGCGCCCCCCCAGGCCTGCACTACCCCATGACCCCCTGTCACTATGGCAACCAGCAGACCACCTACGGCATGATGGCAG GTTCCCTGACTCCCTGCCTGTACAAGTTTCCAGACCATAGCCTGGGTGGGGGCTCGTGTGCCCTGAGCCACAATTTCTCCTcgcttcccccctccctgctctctgaaGAACTGTCCATGGGGGAGATGAAGCCAGACCCCCGTCGGAGGAACAGGCCCCCCGAGGAGCCCCCCGATATGGACTCTCCCCAGATACGAGAACTGGAGAGATTCGCCAATGACTTCAAGCTGCGCAGAATCAAATTGG GGTACACCCAAACTAATGTAGGTGAGGCTCTGGCTTCCGTGCATGGCTCAGAGTTCAGTCAGACGACCATCTGTCGCTTTGAGAACCTGCAGCTGAGCTTTAAGAATGCCTGCAAGTTGAAGGCCATTCTGGCTAAGTGGCTGGACGAGGCGGAGCAGGCAGGGG CCCTCTTTAATGAGAAAATGGGCATGAACGAAcgcaagagaaaaagaagaaccaCCATCAG CCTGGGGGCGAAGGAGGCATTGGAAAGGAGTTTTGGGGAGAAGAGCAAACCTTCCTCCCAGGAGATTGTGCGCATCGCCGAGGGGCTCCacctggagaaggaggtggtgcGAGTGTGGTTCTGCAATCGTCGGCAACGGGAGAAGCGTGTGAAGACCAGTCTACACCACAGCTCCTACCTGACCAAGGAGAGCGCCACCTGCAGGTAA